Proteins from a genomic interval of Pseudophryne corroboree isolate aPseCor3 chromosome 4, aPseCor3.hap2, whole genome shotgun sequence:
- the PRSS35 gene encoding inactive serine protease 35, with protein sequence MDHLHLVLLLFSIVTANTCRGDDASQWGYNSNIKEIPHIVSSDVVHLNSPLFTAESKLELHGACGIECQKNLPPPTLSDLENYLSYETMFENGTRTMTKVKVETWLPGKLNQTSTSEKPSLRRKRQVYGTDSRFSISDRHFMTNYPFSTAVKLSSGCSGILISPKHVLTAAHCVHDGKDYIKSAKKLRVGILKLRTKRGGKRRKGSKKNKEPTPSDEDTLRKDGKKQRRKSVQKRSAAEDTERESTGVAGIGKGSMAGKPSFQWTRVKAIQISKGWFKEVSENMTLDYDYAVLELKRPQKKKKYMEIGISPEIDKMPGNRVHFSGFDDDRAGQLVYRFCSVSVESNELFYQYCDAEPGSSGSGIYIRLKEPNKKQWKRKLIAVYSGHQWVDVGQEQQDYNVAVRITPLKYAQICLWIHGNNADCSQG encoded by the coding sequence ATGGATCATTTACATCTAGTACTCCTCTTATTCTCTATTGTAACAGCAAACACTTGCAGGGGAGATGATGCAAGTCAGTGGGGCTACAACTCAAACATCAAGGAAATACCACACATTGTCAGTTCAGATGTTGTCCATCTTAACAGTCCGCTATTCACAGCAGAATCAAAGTTGGAGCTCCATGGAGCCTGTGGAATTGAGTGTCAGAAGAATTTGCCACCACCTACTCTAAGTGATCTTGAAAATTATCTTTCCTATGAGACAATGTTTGAAAATGGCACACGCACAATGACCAAAGTAAAGGTTGAAACATGGCTGCCCGGGAAGTTAAATCAGACAAGTACATCAGAAAAACCCAGTCTGCGCAGGAAAAGGCAGGTGTATGGCACTGACAGTAGGTTCAGTATATCAGACAGGCATTTCATGACCAATTATCCTTTTAGTACTGCAGTTAAGCTGTCTTCTGGATGCAGTGGCATTCTTATTTCACCCAAACACGTTCTAACAGCTGCCCATTGTGTACATGATGGCAAAGATTATATTAAAAGTGCCAAAAAGTTACGGGTTGGAATCCTAAAACTCAGAACAAAGAGGGGAGGCAAGAGACGTAAAGGCTCAAAGAAAAACAAAGAACCTACCCCTAGTGATGAAGATACTCTAAGAAAGGATGGCAAAAAACAAAGGAGAAAATCAGTACAGAAGAGATCAGCAGCAGAAGACACCGAGCGTGAAAGCACAGGAGTTGCTGGAATAGGAAAGGGCTCCATGGCTGGAAAACCTTCCTTCCAGTGGACAAGAGTGAAAGCTATACAGATCTCCAAAGGATGGTTCAAGGAGGTATCAGAAAACATGACCCTGGACTATGATTATGCTGTTCTGGAACTAAAACGTCCACAGAAAAAGAAGAAGTACATGGAAATAGGAATTAGCCCTGAAATTGATAAGATGCCAGGAAATAGAGTACATTTCTCAGGATTTGATGATGACAGAGCAGGACAGCTGGTATATCGCTTCTGCAGTGTTTCAGTGGAGTCTAATGAATTGTTTTATCAGTATTGTGATGCAGAACCTGGCTCTAGTGGTTCTGGTATTTACATCCGTCTCAAAGAGCCAAATAAAAAACAATGGAAGCGAAAACTTATTGCTGTCTATTCAGGGCACCAGTGGGTGGATGTTGGTCAGGAACAACAGGATTACAATGTAGCTGTAAGAATTACTCCACTCAAATATGCCCAGATCTGTCTCTGGATACATGGGAACAATGCTGATTGTTCTCAAGGTTGA